The Sebastes fasciatus isolate fSebFas1 unplaced genomic scaffold, fSebFas1.pri Scaffold_55, whole genome shotgun sequence genome includes a region encoding these proteins:
- the LOC141763827 gene encoding uncharacterized protein LOC141763827 isoform X2, with translation MEVKPVLTGNQESYQLKSVMEHVLDFAVHELTKIVEASFDDLLLEITKMEREQQVLEERLDQSSDKGGGGGGDKGRGGGGGDKGRGGGGGGGGGDKGSGGGGDKGRGGGGGGGGEKGRGGGGRRRGSENDSVSPSGSEDTREEVTEVTVSKEMPETDDPERPPVLAVSQDWVPILDKVFGQKWCSDVWQIKELAGGGAGGVAGGRSLVEGGAEQVAPLSAPAVTLEPSPSSPQQDPRWTPLEDMEVFSPDDDAADGQRNTTGPPPGPGPSPGPTLSPTGSSVRRSSASMLHRLLTLPSQLLEDEDENAAAIAKETLAALAIEGANDRRDDVEAPGRTRPSPTREEEEEEEEEEEGEGEEEEEEDKGRKKKRRRVWSECEECGRRFSRMSLLKAHRQTHVAENAAADTSSPSSPPAGSASALRCSDCGKRFSSATRLHSHVRTQHPGTRT, from the exons ACCAGCTGAAGTCGGTCATGGAACACGTTCTGGACTTCGCGGTTCACGAGCTGACGAAGATCGTAGAAGCTTCGTTCGACgacctcctgctggagatcaccaagatggagagagagcagcaggtcCTGGAGGAGAGGCTGGACCAGAGCTCCGAcaagggggggggaggaggaggagacaaggggagaggaggaggaggaggagacaagggcagaggaggtggaggaggaggaggaggaggagacaaggggagtggaggaggaggagacaaggggagaggaggtggaggaggag gcggaggagagaaagggagaggaggtggtgggaggaggagagggtcaGAGAACGACTCGGTGTCACCCAGCGGCTCTGAAGACACCCGGGAGGAGGTCACTGAGGTCACCGTGTCCAAAGAGATGCCAGAGACAGATG ACCCGGAGCGCCCCCCCGTCCTCGCCGTCTCTCAGGACTGGGTTCCGATCCTGGACAAGGTGTTTGGTCAGAAGTGGTGCAGTGACGTGTGGCAGATCAAGGAGCTGGCTGGAGGCGGGGCTGGAGGCGTGGCCGGTGGGCGGAGCCTGGTTGAGGGGGGGGCGGAGCAGGTGGCGCCGCTCTCCGCCCCCGCAGTGACCCTGGagccctccccctcctccccccagcAGGACCCCCGCTGGACTCCTCTGGAGGACATGGAGGTCTTTTCTCCTGATGACGACGCTGCAGACGGTCAGAGGAACACCACCGGACCcccacctggacctggaccctCACCTGGACCCACCCTCAGCCCCACAG GGTCTTCAGTCCGTCGCTCCTCGGCCTCGATGCTTCATCGTCTCCTCACTCTGCCGTCTCAGCTGctggaggacgaggacgagaaCGCCGCTGCCATCGCCAAGGAAACGCTGGCCGCTCTGGCGATCGAAGGCGCCAACGACCGGCGAGACGACGTGGAAGCGCCCGGACGGACCCGCCCGTCGCCAaccagggaggaggaggaggaggaggaggaggaggaagagggagagggagaggaggaggaggaggaggacaaaggGAGGAAG AAGAAGCGGCGGCGGGTCTGGTCGGAGTGTGAGGAGTGCGGCCGGCGGTTCAGTCGGATGTCTCTCCTGAAGGCTCACCGTCAGACTCACGTGGCAGAGAACGCGGCGGCTGACACGTCGTCGCCCTCGTCTCCGCCCGCCGGCAGCGCCTCGGCGTTACGCTGTTCGGACTGCGGGAAGAGGTTCTCCTCGGCGACCCGCCTCCACAGCCACGTCCGGACCCAGCATCCCGGGACCCGGACCTGA